tactggttgctactgatgggaactggagtccaacaactgggGGGGTACCacattgcctgcccccccccaatgtttataaaattatgcaaagtGGATAGACAGGAGGCTCCCAGTGAAATTGATTGGCATTATTTTAGGAGAGGAACGAAGCACCCATGGAATTTGCTGTCCGCTGGCTTATGTGAGGGGATAAGGCAAATTCACGGCACAAAGTGACAAAGTCATGGCAGAGCACAGGCATAATGGACCAGGAATGGGGATGAAGGGAGTGCTCCCCCAGGACTGACATCACCTGCCAGTACAGCTGATGGAGCTTCCTTGCTCTGGCAAATGAATAATGTGGCTTTCAGGATtgtgacagttacaggtgggtagccgtgttggtctgccatagtcgataactgaagaagtgtgcatgcacacgaaagctcataccaagaacaaactcagttggtctctaaggtgccactggaaagaattttctattttgttaggaTTGGCAGAGAGGGGGGTGAAAATCAAAGGCTGGGtacttatttcctttcctttgacaaGGTTCCTTCTTCATCCTAGCAGTTTAAATGatgaaacatttttcttttttctttctttttttctatttcttatGGTAAGTTAAAGGTTGCATTTTGGCTGATTATAGATCTCTCGGTAAACCCCAGCATCTTTTGCAAGTGAAACATGTGCAGTCAATATTAAGTTCCACTGACTTACCGGTACGTCTTTGCAGTCCTGCTGCATGGCTGATTGGGGATGTAAACCTAGGTCTCCCCCATCAAATTACAACATGCTAAcctctaccccccaccccaccatttgCTTGCTCAGTTCTATGATTGTCTGCTGACCCAAATCAATTTGGTATTACACCGCTCTTTGGGAGTTGCATATAATGAAGACAGCTATCTGCATTTTGAGACTCTCCTTTGAGAGGTTAGGTAAGGAGTGCATGGAAAGCACTGTAGAACCTCCAGGCTCAGAGGCAGTGTACCATTGAATATGTGACACAGAGAAATGAACGGCACGGATAGCCTGGTGCCTTTGTGCCCTGCTTGAATGTTTGCCAGGAGGTATCTGACTGGTCACTAAGCAGAATGCAAGATAGATGATAGCCTCCATCAGGGCTGTTTTGATACTGTTAAGCCTCTagtagaaaaagaaaatgttattgcTCTTTTCAGTTTTCACTGGCTTGCTTTTTATTTGCAACTCCTGTGCTCTTGAGTAAATGCCCAAAGGCAAATTTGGTTGAACTGGGCCCTGTGCTGATGGGCCAGAAAAGAAACAGCAGAGATTTTGTTTCTTTCCAGAGGGTGTTGGAGGAAAAATTAATGCACCGTGGTTTTGCCTCACTGCTAATTCAACTACTGCTGCTGTACAGAAAACCTTTCACGTGGGTAAACCATGGCCTTTGCTGACAGCAAGAAAAGCGATATATACCCACTCAGTGTAATGAAATGGAGGCTAAACACCTTGGGCCAATTAGCAGTCAGTAGAATCAAGAGGTAAAGTTTTTTCCAGGTGGGAGAATTGCATATTTGAAGGTtcaaaatgcagggggggggggagaccccctgCAGATAGAACAATACAGTGGCCTGGTTTCCACATCGTGTTAGGCCGAACATTTTTTAGCAGAACTTTAGCAGAACTGCACCAACATGGTGGCTCACAGAGAGGAGCTTGTAAGAAATGGGTGAGCCTCTCGGTTTCGGTTTCTCTTGTTTTTCCAAgttcagttttctacatttctgcatttgtttgcattttaaacaaaaacaaaaaccaccatcATAAAAATTCATGTGTTTTAGTGCAGACTTCTCCCAACTGACACTTCTTTTTTGTTAATTTCagtaatgtgtgcatttttatggaTTCTTTACCCCAGTGTGCTGTGTATTTTTCTGTACACATTATtaagctggagaactgcactgcaaaattcagagaagcgcaaGTTTTTAAGGATGGCTGTGTTACTTTTACCACTTGATTCTACCCATATAAACTGTCCCTTTTGACACATTGGTGTCAGCAGGAGTGCAGAGAGCCTGCATTTAACTTTAAAATGATTGACTTTGGCTGCCCAAGCTTTTTAAATCAGCCGTGGGTCTTGTTTGTTTAtaccatttttaaattaaaacatgtAATATacttttgtatatatttattacCTGATCTAAAagtgcaatatatatattttttgtacagTGTGTAATAAAGATTTTGGAACTTTTTTTTCTTGTTCACTGAAACTTaccaaatgtttttattttgtatttaatatttgtaaaGAATGAACTGCTAGCATTCCTGTTTTGCTAGTACTTTGGTTATAAATGCATGTCCTAGGGGGAGCATAGCTGTGGGTGATGGTTGCGGCAGATGGATACGGTCCTCTGTAGCCGATTCCACTGCTGCTACATTAACCAAAGATGTCTAATATTATTTGTTCACTGGCTTAACTTTGGTATTCACAAAAATAAACACTCCTTTTGGCTATCCCAGTTGCTTTTTACTATATGGAAACGGTTTGTCAGTGGCATTTTTCAGGTTCTTTACGCAGTGCACAGTTAAAAACTATGGAATGTGCTCCAAACATGGATGGCTTCTGAAGATTAGATAAATCAATGGAGGACAATGGCTACTGGTCATGACGGCTATACTCAGCCATCACAGGCAGAAGCAGTAATGGCTCCGAATATCAGTTGCTAGaaatcacagggggggggggagagtgctctGGCGtgtaggtcctgcttgcaggcttcctctgggcacctggttggccactgtgagaacaggatggtggaacgaaatgggccattggcctgatctagcaggcccttcttatgtccTTGACAGGGTGGGCAGAGCAGGCAAGTACCCAAACCAGACATTGATTTCAAAGCAGCATCAAATCCCACCCAAGGCAACATCATAGGAAGCACCCTCAAAATACTCCTTGCCAGCCAGTTCAGCTGCATAAATCCACATTTCTGGTCTGTTTCCTGCCTCTTTATTCTAACCGCTGAACTGGTTCTCTCATGCTCACGCCCAGGGAGCAGAATGTGTTGAGCTGGGTTCTCTCATGCTCACGCCCAGGGAGCTGAATGTGTTGAGCTGGCACCCTTGGCAAGTGTTTGCATTTGAAGGAAAGTGAGGGGACACAGAAGGGATATCGGAGTCTCTAGACCTGCAACAGTCACTGGCGTCGGGTGAAAAACGCAGCAAAATGGAATCTTCTCCAGATATCCTTGTAGTGCTTAATTTTTCTGCAGGAATTTTTGCGTTTTGTATGTTAGCAATAATTCATGAATAGCAACAGCAGATAAACACTAAGCAAGCTTGTCAGTTTCAAAATTTTGTCACGCTAAATTAAATCACTCTCAAGGTCATCagatgttttttttccccctgatgCCAATTATCCCAGTTTTCAAATTCACAATTTTCTGGAAAAGCCACACCGCTGGATTCAGCCCACTTACATGTGTAAATATCCACTTGATGTTATGGTTATCAAGTAAATAACGTGCTTGTGTGAACTAGCCATATGAAAAGAGGACCTGGAAAGAACAGGACTGAAAGAGAAAAATGTTCTGGCTCTTTCATCTCCATCAGAGAATGAGATGGCAATAGTTAAGAGCGTGTCTCAAGACTAGATTAGAGGCTCATGTATCCATTTCAGGTGGCAAAAGGAAAAAGTATATATACAGTATCGTAAGATCTTGAAAGCTCCACTCCTAGCCTAACGACAGTTCTTAGACATACTTCAAGAAACGAAatagaaagtttttgtttttaatttgattttcccCCAATTCTATAGCATTCAGTTTACATAGGATCAAGAAAAGAATCAGGCTCTAGGTCTCAGTTTGCTCTGTGAGAATACCAAGAATACCATATGGGAGTGATACAAAACAAACATTCCCAGCGGTTCAGagtttttcctctccttttttggaTGATTTATTGTGTTCTTTTGACACCATTCAGTTCTTGATCTCGATCTCTGAATTGGTGGTTTGGGGATACAGTACGTGGGATTACATGACACTTCAATCATAAAATGGTTTCCCTAAAATAACGAGTACAAGGCAACACACAGGTAAGAAACAATCAGTGAGAATGAAAACAATGCGAAGCATTCACTGGAGCAATAGCTCAAAGTACTGGCACCAACTGTACAACTTGAATTACAGGCATATCAAAACCGAAATCATACTCTGAAATGTAATTTTATCATTATAAATTTAGTAATATACATATGCCCAGGCATACGTATATATTAAGGTGAAATAGATTCAAATAATCTGGAAAAAGCTTCCCAACCCAGACCCAAATCCAGTTGAAGTTACTCATTGTTACGACTATTATCTTATGccttttacttggaaataagccccactgaacatagtgggacttGTTACTGAATACAAACATCCCTAGAATTCTACTGCACCTCCCACTGATACCACAAAACAAGTTAACAACAAGGGCTGGTAGCCATTAACACCATCTGCTCAACATAGCAGTAAGAGTACCTGGTGTAATAAAGAGGACTTGGATGAGTATCACCACCCCAATGTCTACCCTAATCCTGCTTTGCCACCCCCTGCATTCCAGGAGCACAGAGTCAGGAACCACATGGCGCCAATGTTTCATAAAAATTGGCAGCACCTAGTATTCCAGATCTGTTCTTGTGAGAAGTGCCATTTGCCTGTAAATCTGATTCTtttattgtgagccactttgaggaCCATTATAGCTGAAAAGCagtatacaggcaactccccatttgcgtGCGTTTGGGATGCGCACAGCCACTGATGCACATGCCATTGACCCGAAGGCTGGCAGGGAGGGATTTCCTGTGTCCCGCCGATGTGCGCAGTACCTCGGAATGCAAAATCCCGCACAAACGGGGAGCTGCCTGTACAaatatggaaaaataaatatattgaagCCCTATGTTTTCCAATGGGACATGATTTGAGCTGGATTGGTTTTATACATTGGCTTACAATACACGATGCCAACAGTCCCAGACCATCCTTTGTTGAGGTGTGCAGCAAAAAATATGTTCACATGTGACTAAACATCTTAATACAAAAGTCTATCAATGTGGTTTTGCAGGGCCTGGTAATACATGCTGAAATGTCTTGAAAATCCAAAGCGGAAGTTCTTATTGTCCTAGCAAGCCtccataatcacacacacacacacgtagcatCCAACTAAGCTGTCCttgtttgggacagctgcatattccttcattgctgggtattggactagatgattctcagggtcctttccaattctatgattccatgactatGAACATTTTGAACTAGTGCAAAATGTGCTTTGTGATGCTGCTTGGTGCAGCAACAAACCATAATTTTTAGCATCTGCCTGATACAGAACCAGGACTGTTGACCTGGCTAGCCAAATCATTTTGTCTGTGCCTGGTAGGGGTTTTCCAAGGTCTGGGGAAGAGCTCTATCTCAGTCCTGCACTGTAagatcctttaaaaagaaataccgGTACCAAGAATTCACCTCAAAGCTTTCACATTCTGCTTGTTATCTACTACCCCTTTGAAAGAACATGTTTTAAGGAAGCGAGCTGGGACAATTTTATTTGATGTACGTAAGAACAGTGCACAATCCTATTCAGGTAATCGTATTAAAATGCATCATCAAAATATTGCTAGAATATCACCCATCTTGTTAAAATGAACAGTTGTCTTGTAATACAGTTgaagaaaagagattccacaGAAATATTAACACAAATTTTACTTATATAAACTTTCATCACCAATCTTGTAAAAAATTAGTTCTCAGATCActcccaaaaataataataatctgtaggCTTATTTAGAATGGTTAGAGCTAATGTAATATTCTGACCACTGCATGATAATTTTCGGAACACTTTTGTGCAAACTATTAGAATTAGGAGTTAGGATACAACTGCTATTTCTTTTGGAACATGATTACCATTTGCATGAGCAATCTTACTGACGTCTGGTGAAACTCTGCGGAAGAATTTGTGACCACGAGAATCAGTGTTGACAAAGACATATCCTGGAGGGGATGGATAGGTTGCTGGGCAGACCTCTTGTTTCTTTGGCGTATAATCTGTACGGTACAAGGTTTCATCTGTAAAAGGTGCTGAACTAGATAGGGACATCTTTGAAGGTTTGCAGCTCTGAGTCAGGACTATGTTGTGTGGTCTATAGTGAGCTCTGAAGGTTGTCATGCCATCAAATTTCCCAGAGGCCTTTGGGATATCCTGGGACTTCTTGACAATTTCTGGCCGATGGATATCCCAAGCTTGAAAGGAATCTCTCATTGTTGTATTCCCTTGAAAGGGGGCATTATTTCTCCTGCTCCTTTCTACTGGTCTCATGATGACAGCTGGATTGATGTCGTGTGGAATATAAGCAAGGTGGCTCGTGGTGTTCATATCCATGTTGCCTGTGGGTGGAACATACTCTTTTGCTTTGTGAACTTCAGGTAAAGAAATGGCCCACGGTTGAAAACGATCGCGGAATTCTGTGGTTCCATCAAAATGAGCCTTCACCTCCACTTTAGAGGGTTCAGGCTTAAAGCTTTTTGGAAGTTCGCCAACAAGCCCTCTGAAATCACAGCGGTGTGTTGTGGTGTCTACAAAGGGTTGGCTATTTGGCTTGTATTCTTCTTTTGACACCTTCAATTGTGGCTCCAGCTGATGAGGAACGTAATCGCTGCGATGACTTGTAACACTGGTAAAAGGCTGATCTGAAAGCTTGGTCACAACAGTGGGCTTAAAGCTTTTTCGGAGGGAGATTTCCCTCGGGAAAAAGGCATCTTGAAATGTTGTGCTGTTCCCAAACTTTTCAGTGGGAAGTTGGTAGGCGTTCTCCACTTTGTTGGGCTCCCTTCTTTGAACTTCCCAGGCCCTATAGTCAGCTTTAAGACAAAAACAGCATTAAGCTAACAAATTTTGCTATGGTTGTTAATTTTTGATAGCCTTGGCCTCAGCATAGATTGGTTGCAATCTGTTTGAGTGGTGTGTCACCCTGCCAACATACTTAGGGTACCTGTAGGCATGTATTTGATTACCTTCAACCACTCTGGGCCAGAAACTGCTAAGTAAAGGAATACCCATACTATCTATATCAGCTTTAAATAATGGTATGGCTTCCCTCAATAAATTCTGAGGATTATAATTTGGCGAAGGTGCTGAGAATTCTCTATTAGAAATATCTACTGCAGGTGTGAGGGACTGAATCTGGTTAGGGAGCCAGCGCCTTAATTCTCCATCCTTTGTGGGCTCACTTTGACAGGTGAACAGGGTCCTTTGAAGTCAGTTTTTATGTGTGGTTTGGACTCGACAAAGTGGGGCTCGCCGGCTGAGCAGCaatcagcttggctgcagttctcaatTGGGAACTCCTTAGTGCAGCTGATCCCAGTGGGGCTGGATTAGAGTCTAGTGTCACCAAGATACCCAGATATGCCCAACAGCATCTCCCAAAGTTTACTAAGAAAAGGGAATGGTTTAAGGCTAGCCAATCCTAAGCACTGGATAGTTAGCGCCACTGAACTCAATAAGTAAACTAGTTTAGGACTCTCTTTTTGCCTTAGCCAAAGCAGGATATTAGGCTTTTGCCTCCAAAATCCACGGATGATGCCGACAGTGTGCATTTTATTAGAGACTTAACAAGAGAGTCCACTGCCAACAGACTCCCTCATTTCGTCTGAACAGCATCACAGCAGCCAAATCCACCATCACCTCTCCAGCATGGCCATACAGCATGCCACCAGTCTGCCCATTGCTTCTCTTTGTGAAAAGTGTCATGTGTTATTACCTCGGTAAGTAGGTATGGTATTCACTTTGCCTTCTCTATTGTATTTCCTCTCTACAGGCTTTACTATTATCACGGGGTTTATTTTGTGAGCATTAAAATCTCTTCTGTAAGTGGTTCCCATATCCATCTCTCCAGTTACTGGTTTGCATTCCGCTGGAACCCGAACAGGCCGATTTGCAACATCGTATGGAAGGTAGTCAGACCTGGAGGAGGGGAGAGCATACAGCACTGGATTTAAATAGCCAACAGCTATGAATATAACAAAAAATACTGAgcttacagtatttttaaaaaaccaactatTTGAAAGCTATTGTGGCTGTTGGTGCCTATTTAGGGCTACAACATTTGGAGCAATTAAAATGGTGGTCATGACTAATGCtgctgaattatttttttaaaaaaatgtacattatTTCCAATTCAGGGACCTATGAAAACTACAGATTGTCAGCTGTGATTTCTTAAATCAAGCAACAGCTCTAATAATGCTATTGGTCAAATTTTTCACCACTCAGTTTCTGATCAAAATGCTTCCCCTGAGCAAAATCTGACTAATCCCTCCCTCTGTCTTCTCCCTATGACGTCTTGGTAGCCCCAAAGTCTATCCAGCACTGAAAAATATTTACTTGAAAGTTGTGATGCCTTCCATTTTCCCTCCGTGCGTCTGATACTCATGCTTGGGcttgaggctctgggcaggaggGATATTGCCATAGAGAGGATATTTCTCCACGTATTCCGTTATGAGGGTCGACTCCCCTACACGGTCATAAATCCTGGTGGGATTATGAGGGCAACGATGGCGCCTGGGATTTAATAACAACAGCAAGGATCAATGAAGGAAATAATGGTCAATTCAAGCTGTCAAGAGTTGAGACTACTCCCTGAAGCTCTTTTTAGCAGGAAGTGTCTTGCCGTTCTGCACACAGTGCCTGTCTCACATTTAGTGCAACTTTTTACAGAGCATCCCCACAATACTGTCATCCAGTCACTGTCACACTGAATTTTTCCTtgtgattcttcctcttcttaaCTCTCAGACCTCATAAAGCCCAACTTTTTTCCCTGAAGAATGGAAGGGTGTTTTCAAAAGGGCAGCATTTTTATGTGGGCAATGGGCTGTGATGTATCAGGAAAGTGCACGCTAATGATAACCTTTGCAACTGTTGCCATTTCATGACCCTGTTTATTGTAATCCTTTAACGCCAAAATGGTTTCCCAACTAGATATTCATGAAAAAGAGGGAAGGTGCTGTAACACCAGTCTGTTAGGGTGTTCCACCCCCAATAAATCATTAAAGGAAACCTTTCTGGTCACTGCCACTAACCACATTACTAAGGCAAGCTTTTCCCtcgccattaaaaaaaattaatgcattaTTAGGGTGTTATAGTGCTATAAAAATACTGCAGAGAAAGCGACCAAACACTACTTAAAAgatcaattaaaaataataaacg
The sequence above is drawn from the Lacerta agilis isolate rLacAgi1 chromosome 13, rLacAgi1.pri, whole genome shotgun sequence genome and encodes:
- the SAXO2 gene encoding stabilizer of axonemal microtubules 2 isoform X2 produces the protein MKPPQCICQICTCGRHRCPHNPTRIYDRVGESTLITEYVEKYPLYGNIPPAQSLKPKHEYQTHGGKMEGITTFKSDYLPYDVANRPVRVPAECKPVTGEMDMGTTYRRDFNAHKINPVIIVKPVERKYNREGKVNTIPTYRADYRAWEVQRREPNKVENAYQLPTEKFGNSTTFQDAFFPREISLRKSFKPTVVTKLSDQPFTSVTSHRSDYVPHQLEPQLKVSKEEYKPNSQPFVDTTTHRCDFRGLVGELPKSFKPEPSKVEVKAHFDGTTEFRDRFQPWAISLPEVHKAKEYVPPTGNMDMNTTSHLAYIPHDINPAVIMRPVERSRRNNAPFQGNTTMRDSFQAWDIHRPEIVKKSQDIPKASGKFDGMTTFRAHYRPHNIVLTQSCKPSKMSLSSSAPFTDETLYRTDYTPKKQEVCPATYPSPPGYVFVNTDSRGHKFFRRVSPDVSKIAHANGKPFYD
- the SAXO2 gene encoding stabilizer of axonemal microtubules 2 isoform X1, which gives rise to MKPPQCICQICTCGRHRCPHNPTRIYDRVGESTLITEYVEKYPLYGNIPPAQSLKPKHEYQTHGGKMEGITTFKSDYLPYDVANRPVRVPAECKPVTGEMDMGTTYRRDFNAHKINPVIIVKPVERKYNREGKVNTIPTYRADYRAWEVQRREPNKVENAYQLPTEKFGNSTTFQDAFFPREISLRKSFKPTVVTKLSDQPFTSVTSHRSDYVPHQLEPQLKVSKEEYKPNSQPFVDTTTHRCDFRGLVGELPKSFKPEPSKVEVKAHFDGTTEFRDRFQPWAISLPEVHKAKEYVPPTGNMDMNTTSHLAYIPHDINPAVIMRPVERSRRNNAPFQGNTTMRDSFQAWDIHRPEIVKKSQDIPKASGKFDGMTTFRAHYRPHNIVLTQSCKPSKMSLSSSAPFTDETLYRTDYTPKKQEVCPATYPSPPGYVFVNTDSRGHKFFRRVSPDVSKIAHANGNHVPKEIAVVS